The following proteins are encoded in a genomic region of Fusarium oxysporum f. sp. lycopersici 4287 chromosome 1, whole genome shotgun sequence:
- a CDS encoding PiT family inorganic phosphate transporter gives MAVFAQYDYLFAVGTIFAFLDAWNIGANDVANSWASSVSSRSISYFQAMIGASIMEFTGALGVGGRVADTIRTKIVDVEAFDDSPALLMLGMVCAVVASASYLTFATRFGFPVSTTHSILGGVLGMGVGALGGSGITWVGYKEDGSLDIQQGVVQVFLAWIIAPMLSGIFGASIFLFTKYCVLLRKNPAIKGLILVPFYFWATASLIVMLLIWKGGSYEVKLTEQQIPGVIVAAGAGWGLLMAIFLVPWLYRIIIKEDWQLKAYHIFLGPLLLRRGPVPPTPDNFQGVVRNFYEGHLTREELEERRTQRAAALGEDLEAGGDDKKVVTEQATEEEPAVNPYQHKSMIGPKPDAPWYTGAFMWWAFKFAILHGVDKDIVGSQSEKSVVAGDVEEIHARAEHFDNRTEFLYTFLQVMTAASASFVHGANDVANAVGPYASIYQIWQSGAVPGSKAQVPIWILAFGGAGIVIGLWTYGYNIMRNLGNRVTLMSPARGFSMELGSVITVILATRLKLPVSTTQCITGAIVGVGLCNGDWRSINWRMVGWIYLGWFITVPTAGLISGCLMAFITYAPNWN, from the exons ATGGCAGTCTTCGCTCAGTACGACTACCTCTTCGCGGTAGGCACTATCTTTGCCTTCCTCGATGCCTGGAACATCGGTGCCAACGATGTCGCCAACTCGTGGGCTTCATCGGTATCTTCCCGATCTATCAGCTACTTCCAGGCTATGATCGGTGCTAGTATCATGGAGTTCACTGgtgctcttggtgttggtggcCGTGTGGCTGATACCATCCGAACAAAGATTGTTGATGTCGAGGCCTTTGATGATAGTCCTGCCCTTCTTATGCTGGGTATGGTCTGCGCCGTTGTTGCTTCTGCTAGTTATCTCACCTTTGCTACCCGTTTCGGTTTCCCTGTGTCTACTACCCATTCTATCCTTGGTGGTGTTTTGGGTATGGGTGTTGGTGCCCTTGGTGGCTCTGGTATCACTTGGGTTGGCTACAAGGAGGACGGCTCTCTTGATATCCAGCAAGGTGTTGTTCAG GTCTTCCTCGCTTGGATCATCGCCCCTATGCTTTCCGGTATCTTCGGTgcctccatcttcctcttcacaAAATACTGCGTCCTCCTCCGCAAGAACCCCGCCATCAAGGGTCTCATCCTCGTCCCCTTCTACTTCTGGGCCACCGCCTCACTCATCGTCATGCTTCTCATCTGGAAGGGTGGCTCTTATGAGGTCAAGCTCACCGAGCAGCAAATCCCCGGTGTCATTGTCGCCGCTGGTGCTGGCTGGGGTCTTCTTATGGCCATCTTCCTTGTCCCCTGGTTGTACCgtatcatcatcaaggaGGACTGGCAGCTCAAAGCCTACCACATCTTCCTTGgccctctcctcctccgccgTGGACCTGTCCCCCCCACCCCCGACAACTTCCAGGGCGTCGTCCGCAACTTCTACGAGGGTCACCTTACTCgcgaggagcttgaggagcgCCGCACTCAGCGCGCTGCTGCCCTTGGTGAAGATCTTGAGGCCGGTGGCGATGACAAGAAGGTTGTCACTGAGCAAGCCACCGAAGAGGAACCCGCCGTCAACCCATACCAGCACAAGTCTATGATTGGACCCAAGCCTGATGCTCCTTGGTACACTGGTGCTTTCATGTGGTGGGCCTTCAAGTTTGCCATTCTCCACGGTGTCGATAAGGATATTGTTGGTTCCCAGAGCGAGAAgtctgttgttgctggcgaCGTTGAAGAGATTCACGCTCGTGCCGAGCATTTCGACAACCGAACCGAATTCCTGTACACTTTCCTCCAAGTCATGACCGCTGCTTCTGCCTCTTTCGTCCACGGCGCAAACGACGTTGCCAATGCTGTCGGCCCTTATGCCTCTATCTACCAGATCTGGCAGTCCGGCGCAGTCCCTGGAAGCAAGGCTCAAGTTCCTATTTGGATTCTCgcttttggtggtgctggtatTGTCATCGGTCTCTGGACATATGGTTATAACATCATGCGCAACTTGGGTAACCGTGTGACTCTCATGTCTCCTGCTCGTGGCTTCTCCATGGAACTTGGCTCTGTTATCACTGTCATCCTGGCCACTCGTCTTA AGCTGCCTGTGTCTACTACTCAATGTATCACTGGTGCCATTGTCGGAGTCGGTCTCTGCAACGGAGATTGGCGTTCTATCAACTGGCGCATGGTTGGATGGATCTATCTTGGATGGTTCATCACTGTTCCTACAGCTGGTCTGATCTCAGGTTGCTTGATGGCTTTCATCACATACGCTCCTAACTGGAACTAG
- a CDS encoding MFS transporter, FHS family, L-fucose permease has protein sequence MGAKKFFKERSLKVSDKKVTKAAELTLRESIWPIALVTVLFFLWGFSYGLLDTLNKHFQKVLHIDRARSAGLQAAYFGAYPLASLGHAAWILRHYSYKAVFIWGLCLYAVGALIAIPCIKAKSFAGFCMSIFIIGNGLGSLETAANPFITVCGPPRYSEIRINISQAFNGIGTVIAPVLGSYVFFNNLDDNAALANVQWVYLSIAVFVLILACLFYVSKIPEITDADMALQAQETHSDADDKPFYKQYKLFHASFAQFCYTGAQVAIASFFINYATEMRKGTSDSMGAKLFAGAQAAFTVGRFFGTFLMKFCKPRKVFLVFLTMCIVFIGPPIVHHGTAGVSFLYIVLFFESICFPTIVALGMRGLGRHTKRGSGFIIAGVIGGACVPPLTGAVADMHDVGISMVVPMMFFVAAWSYPIAVNFVPSYKKVVDVFYEADIGLGERTLDEEKIQGTQHEEKDMSARA, from the exons ATGGGCGCCAAAAAGTTCTTCAAGGAGAGGTCGCTCAAGGTCTCGGATAAGAAAGTCACCAAAGCAGCGGAACTCACCCTGCGGGAATCCATCTGGCCTATTGCGCTGGTTACtgttctcttcttcctctgggGTTTCAGTTATGGACTCCTTGATACGCTGAACAAGCACTTTCAAAAGGTGCTTCATATCGATCGTGCGCGATCGGCAGGTCTTCAGGCTGCGTACTTTGG TGCTTATCCTCTTGCGTCGCTGGGACACGCTGCGTGGATCCTTCGTCATTATTCGTACAAGGCTGTGTTTATCTGGGGTCTTTGCTTATATGCTGTTGGCGCGTTGATTGCTATTCCATGTATCAAGGCGAAGTCGTTTGCTGGGTTTTGCATGTCCATCTTTATCATCGGAAACGGACTTGGTTCTCTTGAGACTGCTGCTAACCCATTCATCACTG TTTGCGGTCCTCCTCGATATTCGGAAATTCGCATCAACATCTCCCAAGCATTCAACGGTATCGGTACCGTCATTGCTCCCGTTCTCGGCTCAtatgtcttcttcaacaatctcgATGATAACGCAGCGCTCGCCAACGTGCAATGGGTCTATCTCTCCATCGCTGTCTTCGTCTTGATTCTGGCGTGCCTCTTCTACGTCTCCAAGATTCCTGAAATCACCGACGCTG ACATGGCCTTGCAAGCTCAAGAGACGCATTCAGATGCCGATGACAAGCCCTTCTATAAACAGTACAAGCTCTTCCATGCTTCGTTCGCTCAATTCTGTTATACCGGCGCGCAAGTTGCTATCGCGAGTTTCTTCATTAACTATGCGACTGAGATGCGCAAAGGAACATCAGACTCAATGGGAGCCAAGCTCTTTGCCGGCGCACAAGCAGCCTTTACAGTCGGTCGTTTCTTCGGAACGTTTCTCATGAAATTCTGCAAACCGCGAAAGGTtttcttggtgttcttgACAATGTGCATTGTCTTTATCGGACCGCCTATCGTTCACCACGGAACCGCTGGTGTATCTTTCCTCTACATCGTTCTCTTTTTCGAGTCTATCTGCTTCCCTACCATTGTTGCTTTGGGTATGAGAGGTCTTGGTCGCCATACTAAGCGAGGAAGTGGTTTCATTATTGCTGGTGTTATTGGCGGTGCTTGTGTGCCTCCCCTGACAGGAGCTGTTGCAGATATGCATGACGTTGGTATCTCGATGGTTGTACCCATGATGTTCTTCGTTGCAGCCTGGTCATACCCCATTGCTGTTAACTTTGTCCCCTCTTACAAGAAGGTCGTTGACGTTTTCTACGAGGCAGACATCGGTCTTGGAGAGCGAACTCtcgatgaggagaagattcAGGGTACACAGCACGAGGAGAAGGATATGTCTGCACGTGCTTGA
- a CDS encoding hypothetical protein (At least one base has a quality score < 10) codes for MRTSLFYALNGALGVVAHESLAHFKIESGKEENRSLEGCSKDGKHKWVPDPATFVFPENDYKPGNSWDLCVGTSHCAPHEALTQVSFDFKDNGIVFNFKHIDHYKYEDVAVYIERGQPPTEDSFKYNKKSDHCKAKNDYKEAKCLVPFFSLSDGGSYGDLCPLEDNGGWRLYIKVKATISHGHKKYELYSRSPDINEKYFVLSYTCAECKEYKHKKIELIEEKEEEEEAEAEESEEEKNSHRDFNAFLDDYFKHFGYHYHRDDPGHHHGLHYDPHKHHHGEHHDGKHHHYEHYDGNHHHNEHHGHHHAEHHNHHHGHDEGHKHHHGEHHDGYHHHHARGLLEDDGEKHHGHRHKHHHGHHHGHNHSHAHDHVHKHRHKHFDDHYHYKQHHIYYDYKDDGHHDGHHHGYDHHDHHKDHHDGHHHDHHKHHYGHHDGHHGHHHHDPHKHHYSHEYDYGHHKRSIEHKDPVSVYYKEKSDHSRTHINTSKKEKASQSELEAEKHKKLLEEVNKKQEHKYKHKDDPEHQYHSEEDKYKHEKQHGHKYKYGPKYEHEHEHEHDKRSASVHGGYKKSEEERLLTISTVFTSERKRISTTSTRKPEEKHDSVHYKHYEYKDEEPEEKHHSGHHEHKDHEPKKHYSIHEHKEHDPKEEHKEHHSKEDEHEHEPKKYHHDQHEEHEDKPEEQHHYDHHEHKEHEHEPTEYEKSSHYSAKKAILEDEKEKAKHEALEKLWDARVTHERKFREKLFVIDAGHWGGEGAHKRSLESKSNKATEATELEANSAKVEEYIEEAEDNISNAIEEVIRKAVKKAGSDPTSGTILKYVRKVEKAIKSIIAENIKKTINYIVTIEGVAEPEEEVVIECLARAISEIIKAADKIFAKTLEALGDNPSDEEVEHAIEKVLKLLEKIIDKEVRKALIAIFELEEETAETTESTEHEKLDNRSKDGKHDKRSDPYDDATVEKAVEKTVEKWAAKYVEADEKEHKPLKRSVRFARLYN; via the exons GTGGGTTCCCGACCCTGCGACATTTGTCTTCCCTGAGAACGACTACAAGCCTGGCAACTCCTGGGATCTCTGTGTCGGCACATCTCATTGCGCCCCCCACGAGGCCTTGACTCAGGTTTCTTTCGATTTCAAGGACAACGGCAtcgtcttcaacttcaaGCATATCGACCACTACAAGTACGAAGATGTAGCCGTCTACATCGAGCGTGGTCAGCCGCCCACAGAGGACTCTTTCAAGTACAACAAGAAGAGCGACCActgcaaggccaagaacgACTACAAGGAGGCCAAGTGCTTGGtccccttcttctccctctcgGATGGCGGCTCTTACGGCGACCTCTGTCCCCTCGAGGACAATGGAGGCTGGAGACTTTACATCAAAGTCAAGGCTACCATTTCCCACGGGCACAAGAAGTACGAGCTCTACAGCCGCTCTCCTGATATTAACGAGAAGTACTTCGTTCTCAGCTACACTTGCGCTGAGTGCAAGGA GTACAAGCACAAGAAGATCGAGTtgattgaggagaaggaagaagaggaagaggccgaAGCCGAAGaatctgaagaagaaaagaa CAGCCACCGTGACTTCAATGCTTTCTTGGATGATTACTTCAAGCACTTCGGCTATCACTACCACCGCGATGATCCCggtcatcatcatggtcTCCACTATGATCCTCACAAGCACCACCATGGCGAACATCACGATGGAAAGCACCACCACTATGAGCACTATGATGGAAATCATCACCACAATGAGCATCACGGCCATCATCACGCTGAGCACCACAACCATCACCACGGTCACGACGAGGGTCACAAGCACCACCACGGCGAGCACCATGATGggtaccaccaccaccatgcTCGTGGCTTGCTTGAGGATGACGGAGAGAAGCACCATGGTCACAGACATAAGCACCATCACGggcatcatcatggccataACCACAGCCATGCTCATGACCATGTCCACAAGCACCGCCACAAGCACTTCGACGACCATTACCACTATAAGCAGCATCACATTTACTACGACTATAAGGATGATGGTCACCACGACGGACACCACCATGGTTATGATCATCACGATCATCACAAGGATCATCACGACggccatcatcatgatcatcacAAGCACCATTATGGTCATCACGATGGCCACCACGGTCACCACCACCATGATCCTCATAAGCATCACTACAGCCATGAGTACGACTATGGCCACCACAAGCGATCAATTGAGCACAAGGATCCAGTTTCTGTCTACTACAAGGAAAAGTCCGATCACTCTCGCACTCACATTAATACCtccaagaaggaaaaggcgTCTCAGAGTGAGCTCGAGGCCGAGAAGCACAAGAAGCTTTTGGAAGAggtcaacaagaagcaggAACACAAGTACAAGCACAAGGATGATCCTGAGCACCAGTATCACTCCGAAGAGGACAAGTACAAACATGAGAAACAGCACGGGCACAAGTACAAGTATGGACCTAAGTAcgagcatgagcatgagcacGAGCATGATAAGAGGTCTGCTTCCGTGCATGGTGGTTACAAGAAGTCCGAGGAAGAG AGGCTCTTAACAATTTCTACCGTCTTCACTTCGGAAAGAAAGCGCATAAGCACTACGAGCACGAGAAAGCCTGAGGAGAAGCACGACTCTGTCCACTATAAGCACTATGAGTACAAGGACGAAGAGCCTGAGGAGAAACACCACTCTGGTCACCACGAGCACAAGGATCATGAACCTAAGAAGCACTACTCTATCCACGAGCATAAGGAACATGATCCAAAGGAAGAGCACAAGGAGCACCACTCAAAGGAAGatgagcatgagcatgagccCAAGAAATATCATCACGATCAGCATGAGGAACATGAGGATAAGCCTGAAGAGCAGCATCACTACGACCATCATGAGCATAAGGAGCATGAACATGAGCCTACCGAGTACGAAAAGTCCTCCCACTACTCCGCCAAGAAGGCGAtcttggaggatgagaaggaaaaggccaaGCACGAGGCTTTGGAGAAGCTTTGGGATGCCCGCGTCACTCATGAGCGCAAGTTCAGAGAGAAGCTTTTTGTCATTGATGCCGGACACTGGGGTGGTGAGGGCGCCCACAAGCGCTCTCTTGAGTCCAAGTCTAACAAAGCTACCGAGGCTACTGAGTTAGAAGCCAACAGTGCCAAGGTAGAGGAGTACAttgaggaggctgaggacAACATCTCCAACGCTATCGAGGAGGTCATCCGAAAGGCTGTTAAGAAGGCCGGTTCAGACCCTACCTCTGGAACTATCCTCAAGTACGTCAGGAAGGTTGAGAAAGCCATCAAGAGTATCATCGCAGAGAACATCAAGAAGACCATCAACTACATCGTCACGATTGAAGGTGTTGcagagcctgaggaggaagtcgTTATTGAGTGCCTTGCTCGTGCTATCAGCGAAATCATCAAGGCTGCCGACAAGATCTTCGCCAAGACCCTCGAGGCTCTGGGTGATAATCCTTCAGATGAGGAGGTCGAACACGCCATCGAGAAGGttctgaagcttctcgagaagatcatcgaCAAGGAAGTCCGCAAGGCCctcatcgccatcttcgAGTTGGAGGAGGAGACCGCTGAGACTACTGAGTCCACCGAGCATGAGAAGTTGGATAATCGAAGCAAGGATGGTAAGCACGATAAGCGCTCCGATCCTTATGACGACGCCACGGTCGAGAAGGCTGTTGAAAAGACCGTTGAGAAATGGGCTGCTAAGTACGTCGAAGCAGATGAGAAGGAGCATAAGCCCCTGAAGCGCTCCGTGCGATTCGCCCGACTCTACAACTGA